The DNA window GATGACAAGAGCGGTGAGTTCATCGCTCACAAGATTTCGTTTGATACCGGTCGAGATTATTCCTGTCCCAAGCGCCTTGGTCAGAAAGAGCAGATCGCCGATCTGTGCGCCGGCATTCGTAATTATCCGTTTGGGGTCAATAAGGCCAGTGACCGAAACTCCGTATTTGAGTTCTTTATCTTTAATAGAATGTCCGCCGACAAGCACGGCTCCCGATTCGGCAATTTTTTCGCTGCCTCCGCGAAGAACCTCGGTCAGCACCCAGCTTGGCAATGTAGAAACAGGAAAGCCGACAATATTAAGCGCAGTTATAGGCCGACCGCCCATAGCGTAAATATCCGACAGGGCATTCGCGGCGGCAATTTGCCCGAACTGGTACGGATCATCCACAATCGGCGGAAAAAAATCGACCGTCTGCACGAGCGCCTGATTTTCGCTTATGCGAAAAACCCCGGCATCATCGGCTGTATTATAGCCGACAAGCAGGTCAGGGTGAACCGTTTGCGGAAGCTCGCTCAAGGCATCGGCCAAAAACTTTGGCCCAAGTTTACTGGCTCAGCCAGCGCAGGTAACTTCGGCTGTCAGCTTTATAGTTGTTTCGCGTCGTTTATCATTCACAGCTACATAGTACGAACGGAAAGGAATCTTCGCAACTGGGGTGATGAAATGCCAGACAGGCTTTTCCGGTATACTTTGAGCGATACTTTGTGATGTCATCTACTGAGATATTAATTATCTTGTACCACACCGCTTGCGGTGTGACTATATGATATTTCCTCGTTCCGTCGGGTCTTGCCTATCCCTGAGTCCGCCAAGGCGGACGAAGGGATAGGTGCTAAGGTTCCGAAGTCCGTCGCGGCGGATTGCACGAAGATTAACACTGGGTATCGGCCTTCGCTGGTATGACATTAGCTATGAGTCGTTGCGAGGAGTGACTTCTTAGGAACAACGAAGCAATCTCAGTTCATCTTTTTTGTGTTGGGCGAGGGATAGCATCCCCAGCTTGGGGCGCCCGATACCACAGCACATAGCCCCATTAATGTCATTCCGGTCCGCCATCGGCGGGTAATCCATGGTAAATTGTCGTGCAGGCCACCTGTGGCCTGCACGACATATAAGATCACACCGCAAGCAGTGTGGTACATGTCAAAGAAAAGCAACAGATACAGATAGAATAAAAGGACACACCTCAGCCCCGGCCGCTTCTGCTCTTGAAAAGTGCAAAACTTCTCCGTATTATCTTGGTCACAGAGCCGCAACCAGATTGTTTGGATGAATTTCCAAAGGCGGTTTACATTGTAAAGCATGATTTTGTACATATATAAGCGGAGGAATTAATGGGCATTTATCGCGTCCCGCCACCACACAACGAACCTATCCGAAATTACGCCCCCGGATCGCCTGAGCGCAAAGCAATCGAAACCGCATTGGCAGAACTCAAATCACAAACCATCGATATCCCCATGATCATCAATGGCAAAGAAATTCGTTCTGGCAAGAAAACACCAATCAAGTCGCCGCATAATATCGCACTCACGCTTGGACACTACTATCTCGGCGGTGAAAGTGAAATAAACTCAGCCATCGAGACTGCTTTGGCCGCTCAAAATGATTGGGCCGATATGCCTTGGGAACACCGTGCGGCGATTTTTCTTAAAGCGGCAGAATTGCTTGCAGGGAAGTATCGCTATGTTATGAATGCCGCAACTATGCTTGCTCATTCAAAGAATATCTTCCAGGCTGAAATTGACGCGGTGTGCGAGCTGGTCGATTTCTGGCGGTTCAACGCTTTTTATATGCAAGAGATTTATCAGATTCAGCCCGCCAACGCGCCCGGTATTTGGGATAGGCTTGATCACCGTCCGCTCGAAGGATTTATTTTTGCTGTCTCGCCGTTTAACTTTGTGTCGATAAACGGCAATCTTCCGACGGCGCCCGCGATGCTCGGAAATGTCGTCTTGTGGAAACCGGCCAACACCGCGATTTATACATCGTATTTTATTATGAATATTCTCCGCGAAGCGGGACTTCCTGACGGTGTCATCAATATGGTTTTCGCGCCCGGCGCACTGACAGGAAATATAGCTCTCAAACACAAATCGCTTGCCGGTGTGCACTTTACCGGCTCGACCGCAACATTTCAAACTATGTGGAAGTCTATCGGTGAGAACATCGCCAACTATCGCGCCTACCCTCGCGTTGTCGGCGAGACTGGCGGCAAAGATTTCATTGTCGCACACCCATCAGCCAGTGTTCCTGCGCTCTCAACCGGCATTCTCCGTGGGGCCTTTGAATACCAAGGTCAAAAATGCTCGGCGGCTTCGCGGGCATATATCCCACAATCCCTCTGGCCGGAACTGAAGCCTCTACTGTTAAATCAAGTCAAACAACTGCGAATGGGGGATCCAGAAGATTTCGGTAATTTTGTGAATGCCGTTATCGACGAAAACGCCTTCAACGCCATCGCTGCATATATCGATTACGCCAAAAACTCCAAAGAGGCAGAGATTCTCGCCGGCGGCACGTATGATAAGAGCAAAGGGTATTTTATCTCGCCGACAGTAGTTGTCACAACCAATCCAGTTTTCAAACTCATAAAAGAGGAAATCTTCGGGCCGGTCATGACCATCTATGTCTATGATGACAAAAAATTCGAGGAGACGCTCGAACTGGTGGATACCGCATCGCCGTACGCTCTCACCGGAGCGATCTTCTCGACCGACCGCGCCGCGATAACCTTTGCCGAGCGAAAACTTCGCCATGCCGCAGGAAACTTTTATATTAACGACAAACCGACCGGCGCCGTTGTCGGGCAACAGCCGTTTGGCGGTGGACGGGCATCGGGGACAAATGATAAAGCGGGCGGCATACAAAATATGCTCCGGTGGACATCGCCGCGCGCGATAAAAGAGAATTTCTCACCTCCGACGGATTATAGGTATCCGTTTATGGGGTAGGGGGGACTGGAGTCAGCAAACATTTGATCATCTAACAACCCAACAAAAAAACAGCGGGGCGCTTATTTTCACAAACACCCCGCCATGTATAGACATCTGCGCCATGCAGTTGTTATCGTGCGTTACTTATCTGTTTCTGCTCTGATCCAACACACCCCGGTCTGTTTCTGAATGTTCACGGCCACCGAACATAAGTCCGAACATGACTTTAACCTCAGGCAAATCGCCAAGACCGATACGGGTTTCAATGTCGTAATAATTCTGGACGCCCATCGGAAATTTCAACCCGGCAGTGAGCGAAAAGCCAACCTCGGTCTTGTTATCGCCGCCTTGAGGTGAAACAAAGGCCAGACTTGGTCCGGCCCCAAGAAATATAATTGCTTGTGATCCGGGCGGAGAAAATAGCCTCACCCGCAAATCCGGATTTAGCGCCACTACTGTCGCATTGTCGCCGAAGCCTAAGTCAAGACTTGGCGCAAAATAGGCATACTCGAAAATCTGGCCAATTTCTGCAGATGGCCCAAAGACAAATTGGTCAGGACCAACGCCAAATCCAACACGAACGCCGTAACTCTGCTCAAGCGGACTGACGTAGTACGGATCCGCTTGATACACAGTTGTCTGTGAACTTACCGAAGCGGCTGATGCCGCTAAAAATAAGCCAAGACACAGATTTAGCCCCTTCTTTCCAATCAACATTTTAATCATAAGATAGCTCCTTTTCTAAAGCGATGTGAACCCCGCAGGGTTATACACGCCAGTCTTCGGAGCTATCGAAGATATGCGATGGTATCATTGAACTTTTCTAGCAGTTTCTTACGAACAGAAAAGCATTGCTGAAATCTTCATTCTTTAGGTTGAAAGTAGACGCACTGCAACCGCCTGAAAGATTGAGCCGCATGCCATGCGCTTAGTTAAATAGGACTAAATCGAAAATACTATTTACAATTCCGCTACACTTTGTGAAAAGTTACATGCTCAGAACCGCTGTGGATGGTACTGTATTTGCTGCTATAGTGCAACTGGTTGCAATGACAAGCGGTGAAAAGCTATCCTTTGAGTCTCAAAACTAAGAGCGAGCAGACAATCGCTCCTCTAACTAAAGGGAATGAATTAAAATTCGTTGTGCTCTGGGGCATGTAGAAGAAGAAAGCGGTACGGTGTTTGCTCTCTGTCGCAGGGACTTTACAAGGAGGATTTATGGCATTAGTACGAATTAACCGAAACAACTCATTTTATGAGATGTACCACATTGCCGATGCAGAGATCGAGCGAGAAAGCGACCGGCTTTCTTTGACTGGATTGGGAGTGCAAGATCATGGCAGCGAAGAGCCGAACGCCAATTCTTTCACTATTACAATGCCAATGTTTTTTATTCTTCCCGAAGAGCAAGACAACTATATCGGTCATGTTGCCTGATGAATGCATTAGCATGTTTTCCTGAAAGCCGATCAAGGCACTGAGAAGCTGATACGACGTCTCAATATTAGCTTCTATTCGAAGACTTTCAAGCCCGCAGGAGCACACCTTGCGGGCTTTTTCTTGCTTTGCGAAGATTATAGTACGGCTAAAATGAAAAGTAGTCCTGGAATTTCAGCTCAAAGTCTCTCGGTGTGTATTCACCGCTTTCGATATCCAGAACATAATCTTTGTGATACGAGCCAGATGCAATCTTGGCAATCTGCTCAAGGAAAACATCTATTTCATCGGTAGTATTGTACAGGCCAAATGACATTCGGATTGCGCCGGGAATATCCGACCGGTCACGGGCCAGAATGTCTTTTTCGACTTCATCAGCCCGTTCATCCGAGCACTTCAACAAGGATTTGACATACAAGTGAGCGCAAAAACAGCCTGACCGGACACCGATCCCACTTTCATAGCTCAGTATGGCAGCGGCGAGCGAATGTGGGATTTTGGAGATGTTCATAGATATCACTCCGAGCCGGTTTGCCGAGTTTGACGGGTCAGTATCCCCGAAGAGAAGAACCCCATGGATTTTTTTAAGTCGGGTCAGGGCGTATTTGGTCAGTTCGGCTTCATGCCTGATAATGGTCTCCCAGCCTATCTCTTGAAAAAGCTTGATTGCTTTGCCGAGCGCGACCACGCCGATAATATCCGGAGTGCCAGCCTCTTCTTTGTCCGGCAAGTCCGCCCAATAGGCCTCTTCCATCGTCACAATATCAACAACGCCTCCGCCGACATTCTCCGGCTCGCCCAATTCGAACGTCTTTTTGTCACTCACCAACACGCCGACACCGAACGGGGCATACATCTTGTGGGCAGAAAAAACCAGATAGTCTATCATATGAACCGGGTCGGCCGGTTTCATATCTATCGGCCGGTGCGGAACAAGCTGTGCGCCATCTATTAAAATCTTCGCGCCGACTTTGTGCGTTTCGGCGGCAAAAAAATCAAGGTCGTTGATATAGCCGGTTACATTTGAAGCGCCGGTTATCGCCACAAGCTTCACCCGGCTTCCAAACTGTTTTAGTTTTTCCTTGAAATCCTCATGCGAAATCGTTCCGTTGTCATTGACGCCGATATGATGAACCTGCCCTACCCGCCGCCAGGGCAGTTCATTGGAATGATGCTCCATGAGTGTTGTGAGTATAATATCATCTTTATTGAGAATAATCCGGTGGGCCAATTTGTTGATGGCTTCGGTGGCATTTTTGGTGAAGAGAACAACCTGCGTCGACAAATCCGCCCCGACAAATTTGGCGACAAGGTCGCGCGACTCCTCGAATGCCCAGCTTGAAAGCTGGGATTTGAATCCGGTGCCTCGGTGGACATTGGAGTACCATTTGAGAAACTCCTGCACGGCATTCGCTATAGGTTGAAAGGTCGGAGTCGAAGCCGCATTATCGAAATTGATATATCGTTTGGGGCCATTGAGCGTCGGGACCTGGGTGGAGCCTCCAAGAAGAAGGTCAGGCAGGTCGGCGATGGTGATTGCGCTCTTTGTCGCGGGCATAGTTACAGGACACATAGTTTATTCTCCCAT is part of the Candidatus Zixiibacteriota bacterium genome and encodes:
- the pruA gene encoding L-glutamate gamma-semialdehyde dehydrogenase, which encodes MGIYRVPPPHNEPIRNYAPGSPERKAIETALAELKSQTIDIPMIINGKEIRSGKKTPIKSPHNIALTLGHYYLGGESEINSAIETALAAQNDWADMPWEHRAAIFLKAAELLAGKYRYVMNAATMLAHSKNIFQAEIDAVCELVDFWRFNAFYMQEIYQIQPANAPGIWDRLDHRPLEGFIFAVSPFNFVSINGNLPTAPAMLGNVVLWKPANTAIYTSYFIMNILREAGLPDGVINMVFAPGALTGNIALKHKSLAGVHFTGSTATFQTMWKSIGENIANYRAYPRVVGETGGKDFIVAHPSASVPALSTGILRGAFEYQGQKCSAASRAYIPQSLWPELKPLLLNQVKQLRMGDPEDFGNFVNAVIDENAFNAIAAYIDYAKNSKEAEILAGGTYDKSKGYFISPTVVVTTNPVFKLIKEEIFGPVMTIYVYDDKKFEETLELVDTASPYALTGAIFSTDRAAITFAERKLRHAAGNFYINDKPTGAVVGQQPFGGGRASGTNDKAGGIQNMLRWTSPRAIKENFSPPTDYRYPFMG
- a CDS encoding aminotransferase class V-fold PLP-dependent enzyme codes for the protein MCPVTMPATKSAITIADLPDLLLGGSTQVPTLNGPKRYINFDNAASTPTFQPIANAVQEFLKWYSNVHRGTGFKSQLSSWAFEESRDLVAKFVGADLSTQVVLFTKNATEAINKLAHRIILNKDDIILTTLMEHHSNELPWRRVGQVHHIGVNDNGTISHEDFKEKLKQFGSRVKLVAITGASNVTGYINDLDFFAAETHKVGAKILIDGAQLVPHRPIDMKPADPVHMIDYLVFSAHKMYAPFGVGVLVSDKKTFELGEPENVGGGVVDIVTMEEAYWADLPDKEEAGTPDIIGVVALGKAIKLFQEIGWETIIRHEAELTKYALTRLKKIHGVLLFGDTDPSNSANRLGVISMNISKIPHSLAAAILSYESGIGVRSGCFCAHLYVKSLLKCSDERADEVEKDILARDRSDIPGAIRMSFGLYNTTDEIDVFLEQIAKIASGSYHKDYVLDIESGEYTPRDFELKFQDYFSF